The Camelus dromedarius isolate mCamDro1 chromosome 1, mCamDro1.pat, whole genome shotgun sequence genome has a window encoding:
- the LOC116157863 gene encoding DNA ligase 3-like, translating to MADTADLVVLGAFYGQGSKGGMMSIFLMGCYDPSSQKWCTVTKCAGGHDDATLARLQKELDMVKISKDPSKIPSWLKINKIYYPDFIVPDPKKAAVWEITGAEFSKSEAHTADGISIRFPRCTRIRDDKDWKSATNLPQLKELYQLSKEQAAFTLVAGDEGSSTTGGSSGENEGTSGPAVSHKAPRASPKRPSASAKKAGEKLSGSDGRGGTKLAAKPSPVKVGEKRKAPDETPCQAKVLLDIFTGVRLYLPPSTPDFSRLRRYFVAFDGNLVQEFDMASATHVLGSRDKNPEAQQVSPEWIWACIRKRRLVAPC from the coding sequence ATGGCTGACACAGCTGACCTGGTGGTCCTTGGGGCCTTCTATGGGCAAGGGAGCAAAGGTGGCATGATGTCCATCTTCCTCATGGGCTGCTATGACCCGAGCAGCCAGAAGTGGTGCACAGTCACCAAGTGTGCAGGAGGCCATGACGACGCGACACTTGCCCGGCTGCAGAAGGAACTGGACATGGTGAAGATCAGCAAGGATCCCAGCAAGATACCCAGCTGGCTGAAAATCAATAAGATCTACTACCCTGATTTCATCGTCCCAGACCCAAAGAAAGCTGCCGTGTGGGAGATCACAGGGGCTGAATTCTCCAAATCTGAGGCTCACACAGCCGACGGGATCTCCATCCGATTCCCTCGCTGCACCCGAATCCGTGATGATAAGGACTGGAAGTCTGCCACTAACCTCCCCCAACTCAAGGAACTGTACCAGCTGTCCAAGGAGCAGGCGGCCTTCACCCTAGTGGCCGGAGATGAGGGGAGCTCCACCACAGGGGGCAGCAGCGGAGAGAACGAGGGCACCTCGGGGCCAGCTGTCTCTCACAAGGCTCCGAGGGCCTCCCCCAAGCGGCCCTCGGCCAGTGCcaagaaggcaggagagaagctgAGTGGCTCCGACGGTAGAGGCGGCACCAAGCTGGCTGCAAAGCCTTCCCCTGTGAAAGTGGGAGAGAAGCGGAAGGCCCCCGATGAGACCCCGTGCCAAGCAAAGGTGCTGCTGGACATCTTCACTGGGGTGCGGCTCTACCTGCCGCCTTCCACTCCAGACTTCAGTCGTCTGAGACGCTACTTTGTGGCATTCGATGGGAACCTGGTGCAGGAATTTGACATGGCCTCAGCCACACATGTGCTGGGTAGCAGGGACAAGAACCCCGAGGCCCAGCAGGTCTCCCCGGAGTGGATTTGGGCATGTATCCGGAAACGGAGACTGGTAGCCCCCTGCTAG